The sequence below is a genomic window from Streptomyces sp. V1I1.
AGGCCGTCACCGTGGCGTACGAGCCGCTCGCCTTCACGGTGATGACCTGGGTGGCGTTGCCCACGTTCACCGGAACGGGGAAGTTCGGTGCCGCGGGCGCGGCGGAGGACTGCCCCTTCTCCGCACCGCCGGCCGCCGCGGCGCGGGAGCCGCTGGAGGACGGCGACGCGCTCCCGGACGGCGACGCGGACGCAGAGGCGGAGGGGGAAGCCGTAGCGGAAGGGGAGCTGCTCGGAGAAGCGGACGAGGTGGACACGTCCGGCGCCACGCTCTCGGCACTGGCTGCGACATCCGCGGCCGGGGCAGTCTCGCCCTGGCCTCCGCACGCCGACACCAGGAATAGCGCGCCGGTGGCAGCCAGTGCGGCCGAGAACCTACGGGACGAGGGCAGCACGATGTAATCCTTCGGTTGCTGGTGATGACCGGCCGAGCCCGGCGCGGGGAAATGAGGCCGGTTATATACCAGGTCGACGCCCGGATGCGACCCCAGCGACCTTTCGGACTAATCCCATGAAATCATCGGCGAAGTGTCCGAATTCCCCTTGCGCTTTCCACCAGGACATATCAGGGCAGATCCCGCCTGACGCCCGGCGGTCCGCACGTCACGCCGGACCTCACCTCAAGCAGTCGGCGAGCGCATCACGAGCCGCCGACGACAGCCGCTCCGGGGCCAACTCACTCAACGTGAGACGAAGGCCCCTCTTCCCTCATCAAGGGAATCGCTGCCACTACGTCTTCGCTCCCGAACAGCGACTCCACGGCCTGGAAATACGGCCGGCCACCGGATACTGGAGCTCGACCTGTTCCAGCAATGGTTCCAGTTCGGCATGGGCCGCGCTGCCACCCCTTTGTGCTGGTGGGCCAGGCGGCGCCTTTGACGACCCTGGCATCACGGATGTGGTACTGACCGTCGAACTCAGGGCGTACGTCCCGCTTCTCAAGCGGTCTTGGTGCGCGGGTTGCGACGTTGATGGTGGTGCTGCGGCTCATAAGGCGGGTGGCCCGGTATGCGATCCGGTTCTTCCGGCCGGAGATCACGCCTCGGAGGCGGTGTGCGGCGGTCCAGGGCGCCCAGCGCCGTATTGACGACCTCCTACGGCGTCTGCAGGGCTGCGCCGCCGTCGGCGCTTCTCGCCTTCGTCGGCATAGCCGCAGCCCTCATCGGCTACCACCGACTCACCCAGGTGGCAACTCCTCAGCCACCGAGGTAAGGGACGAAGCCGTCTGTTTCCAGTACGGGCTCCGCCCACGCGGCGTGCGAGAAAACGGGACGCTTCGACACCCGGCCGCCCGCGTCGTCGACCAGTGTCGTCCGCACTCGCGGCGTGAGCCGGATCCGGTAGCGCAAGCCTTCCACCTCGACGACGCCGCAGTCACCGGCATCGGTGTCCAGCGACCCGTCCGGAACGCGGCTCACCTGCCATCCGGCCTTGTCGGCGAGGTACATCCACACCTCGATGGCACGCTCGCGCTCCGTGAAATTACCCACTCGGGCAATGATCTGCGCTGGATCCGTCCGGACTCTGTCCTCCGCCGCCCCCAGGCCGGCCTCGTACCTGGCGGCTACCACCCACATCGCGGCAACATGCCCACCCTGCGCGGCCACCAAATACCACCTAAAGGCGTCTTCCTCCTCATCCCGCGAGTTGTACTGATCTGCGAGCAGGGCACAAGCCTCGGGAATACCATAATCGGCAGCCTGGTGAAGATAGGCCAGGAAATCCTTCGCATTCCGCCGCATCCCCAGACCGTCACGGGCTGCCAGTGCAATGTTGTAGGCGCAGTACCCGTCACCGAGTTCTGCCCCTCGGCGAAACCACCCATTGGCTTCCGCTCGGTTCGCCGGTGTACCCACGCCCTCCGCGAGCATGAAACCGAGCCCGCGCATGCCGTCAGGTGCTCCGGATTCGGCAGCCTGACGGAACAGGGCGAGAGCACGCTCGTACTGCGTCTCCGAAATCAGGTGGATTCCACCCAGCAGCGCACTCGCACCGGCCCCTTCCCTCGGATCGTCGAGCAGGCGTTCCAGCACCGGAGCGATCTGCTCCAGGTGGACCCTCGCCACCCCGGAACCAAGCCGGAAAGCGTGCACGAACCAGTTACCCGCCGCTACCGGATCGCCAGCCTCCAGGGCAGCTTCACCCCGCGCAATTATCGACGAAACAGAATCCCGGAAGGGAAATCCGCGCCTTTCTTCCATCAGCCTGCACACCCCACGCCCATAATCCAGCAAGACAAAAATGGGTGGTACGGGGGTATGCGACTCGCATCGCATCCACGAGACTCGCTCGAACCTCCTCTGCCAGGGAGTCATTGGGAGGAGTGGTCACCACTCTGCCGATGTTCCCCCGCAGAGTGACCCGCTCGAAGATGCAAGCCTCCAGGAGCAGCCCCCCGGCCACAGTGAGGTCCTCGACCAGTACATTCTGGAAGCGAACACCATGCGTGCCGGAATTGTCCACCTTGCATCGCCTTGCCTCGACGTTGCGGACGGTAAGGCCGTACCCGGGGTCATCGAACTGGGCGACAGTAGAACCCACGTAGTTGCAGCGGGACAGACTGACATCACCCAGGGTTTTCGACCCTCCGATGACTTTGAGCGTCCGGAAGGTGGCATTATGCAATTGCTTCATGGACGACATCATGGCACCTCAGCCGAAAATGTCATCGACGTAGCCGTCCGAGACTGTTGGGTAGTCAAGAATCTGACCACGGACTTGCTCTCGGGGCTCTTCCGGGTCCCCATCATGGCGGCCCTATCAGCATGGAGTTCAGAAGGATCTGGCTCCAGTCGCCAAGGAGTGTTACTCCACTCACTGTCGTCCGCGTACCTGCTGAATCCGACCGTGCCATCCCACGACGTACTTGACGTCTCGTCAATTTCACGTCAGGGCCCGTCAATGAAGACCCGATCTGTCGTGTCCGCGCCCGCCTCGAACAGACCAACCGCCTTGCCCGGTGGATTCCACGCCCGATCGTCGGGCGTGCGAATGCCGACCGGATGACCGAAGAACTCCCGCTGCTGCCGACGAAGCGGCATAACACGCAGCCTTCACGGGCCAGCCGTAGAGCCATGGCCGGCACCAGAGTTGCACATCTGGATGATCTTTTCGGCTTCCGCCTCCCTGCCGGCCAGTCGGCCGCCCTCCCTGATCTCCGAATCAGTCATCCGTGGGGCGAGTTGGAAGACCTCGTGTACCCCTTCGAAGTTGTGGAACTCAAGCATCCTCAGGAACCACTTGACGGCGACAGCCCGGTTCTCCTCCGTCCCAACCCCGTCCCGGTGCCAGCAGCCCGCAGCCATCATGGCCCCGGTATGGCCCAGGTCGCCTGCCCTCTCGTACCAGTGGAGCGCTTCCTCATCCCGGTCCATGCCTGAGAAAACATCGCCAAGCTTGGCCGCCGCCTCGTCAACACCGGCGTCCGCCGCTGTGCGGAGCCAGCGGATCGCCTCGGCCAGGTTGTGGGAACCATCGCTCTCTTCGAGGTAGAAGACGCCGAGATTGTGTGCGGCAATCACGTCCCCCTCGCGCGCGGCGAGAAGAAAGAGCGCCTCGGCCTTCGCCAAGTCCTGGTCGACACCGACGCCTTCTACGTATAGGTAGCCCAGGGACCGACGGGCCTCGTTGTTTCCGGACTCTGCCGCCCTCCCGAACCATACGGCGGCTTCCGATGGATCCTCGTCCAAAGCGAGCAGAATCCCACCAAGTACACTTTGACAGCCGGACTCACCCATTCGCGCCGCTTGCTCCAGAACGGGGCGGAATTGCGCGAGCCTCCGTCGCCCCTCCTCGCTCCCGGCCTGATCCGCTCGCAGCAACCACCTTCCCCGATCAGCGGTTTCCGAGGCTTCGGCCAGCGCCAGCATCGAATCGGCATCGCCCGCCTCTGCGCGCGCAAGGAGTTCTTCACGGCGGTTTCCACGACTAGGCACGTAGCCCTCCTACATCGACTGAGCATCAAAATAACACGCGGGGCCTCCCCGGCATGTTGCCGGAGAGGCCCCAACTCATTTCACCCCTACGAAACTACTACCAAGGGGAGAATTCCTGGTCTCCGGTCCGCCGGAATATGCGCATTCCAATCGGATCGGACACGGCTATGTCCACATTGTGGGAATAGGCAAACCAGCTTGCGAATTCCTGGCAGGGGCCGCACATTTCACGGTCCACCAACACATCGCTCTTGCCCATGTTGTCGGAGATGGCCTGGACCTCGACGTGGGAGTCCTGGTACTTGCCGACAATGCCGTTGTCCCGGAAGTGCGGAGTCGGCGGCATTCCCATGTTCACTCGCCCGGCGGAAACCTGGGCGATGTCTACCTTCTCCATTGACTTGGGCTTCTTCGCCGACCATCCGGATCGGTATGCCTTGCCATTGGAGACGCCGGTCGTCTTCTTCTTCGACTTACTGGGAATGTTCGCCTTGGAAGGGTGACCAACCCTCGTCTTGCAGGCCTCGATTCCCTCGTTGTGGGTCAGAATCCCGAACGTGCCCAGAGCGACGTAGTACGTGTGTACGCCGTCGACGGTGAAGTTGTAGACGCGCTGAGTGCGGTGCGCATCGTCCACCGCGGTGATCTGGGTCCAGGTGCCGGCGGAGGTCTGGAGCCACATGCCGGGCTCGAGGTCCTCCGCTTCGACCCACTTGCCGAAGTCCGGCAGCCAGAACGGGTGCTCGTCCGTGGCTGTGATGGTCTCGGGCTTCGCGTCGCCATCCTTGCCGTCGGGGTCGACGGTGAGGGTGATCAGGTGCTTGACACCGCTGTGGTTACGGGTGTCGGTGATCTCACGGGCCTGCAAGTTCCCGGTCTCCGGGTCGGAGGCCAGGACGTACTCGCCCTCCTTCAGGTCCTCGATGTTCTTCGTGGACCCGTCGGCCATCACCACCTTGGTGCCCGGCACGAAGCTGTTCTTCTTCGGCGGGACCTTGCAGCTGCCTCCCTGCTTCTCAGGAGCCTTGCTCTCGGCCTTCTTCGCCCCGGGCTTCGACTTGGGCTTGGGCGCAGGGGCCTTCGACGCAGCCTTGCCGCTCTTGACCGCGTCTGCGGCCTTGGCGCCCTTCTTCGCCCACTTAGCCGCGGTGACCGCGGCTCCCGCGCCCGGAATCGCCGCCGCCATCGACAGCGCCGCGTCCGTGTAGTTGCCCTCGGCCGCGTACCAGATGCCGTTCGCGACGTCCGCCGCCTCGCCGATGACCGGCACCATGCCCGCCACATCGAGCGCGGCATGGCCGACGTCCGAAAGCGAGATGTCGATGCCGAAGAGGTGGCCGTCCAGCTCCACGAAGGAGATGGGGTTGCCGCCGGCGAAGG
It includes:
- a CDS encoding tetratricopeptide repeat protein gives rise to the protein MEERRGFPFRDSVSSIIARGEAALEAGDPVAAGNWFVHAFRLGSGVARVHLEQIAPVLERLLDDPREGAGASALLGGIHLISETQYERALALFRQAAESGAPDGMRGLGFMLAEGVGTPANRAEANGWFRRGAELGDGYCAYNIALAARDGLGMRRNAKDFLAYLHQAADYGIPEACALLADQYNSRDEEEDAFRWYLVAAQGGHVAAMWVVAARYEAGLGAAEDRVRTDPAQIIARVGNFTERERAIEVWMYLADKAGWQVSRVPDGSLDTDAGDCGVVEVEGLRYRIRLTPRVRTTLVDDAGGRVSKRPVFSHAAWAEPVLETDGFVPYLGG
- a CDS encoding tetratricopeptide repeat protein, with amino-acid sequence MDEDPSEAAVWFGRAAESGNNEARRSLGYLYVEGVGVDQDLAKAEALFLLAAREGDVIAAHNLGVFYLEESDGSHNLAEAIRWLRTAADAGVDEAAAKLGDVFSGMDRDEEALHWYERAGDLGHTGAMMAAGCWHRDGVGTEENRAVAVKWFLRMLEFHNFEGVHEVFQLAPRMTDSEIREGGRLAGREAEAEKIIQMCNSGAGHGSTAGP